In a genomic window of Myxococcales bacterium:
- a CDS encoding DUF1015 domain-containing protein: MTVARPFCGVRYNTAQVKLSNVLVPPYDVIEADERESFFARDPHNAIRFELTRDPADEADTDYAEVGTTLAKWRASGVLIRDSEPRYYVMRQRFTVTSGTVLERIGFFAELGLENYTEGIVRPHERTLAGPKADRLKLLRASRANLSSVFLLYEDREQALAPVLARALETDTVAEAEDDSGIEYKFALLANSDDIEFVQSFMGRLPVVIADGHHRYETALAYRDERRATATSPNPTANYESTLAYFANAYSPGSLLLPIHRVVKKHACAAPPSEEQWRAGLPSWEHKSVAMSDAKSIGELLAQHLTPLAGKPAFAADDGQGSLRIFWRDEELGDRLMVCELESDVLKSVFGLDLVSILDGAVGFPRSAERAAEEVREGDGSVALYLNPLTPADVFRTTGRREVMPQKSTCFYPKVPTGLVFRDHRK, encoded by the coding sequence ATGACCGTGGCCCGACCCTTCTGCGGCGTGCGTTACAACACGGCGCAAGTAAAACTGTCGAACGTCTTGGTTCCGCCCTACGACGTCATCGAAGCCGACGAACGCGAGAGCTTCTTTGCGCGCGATCCCCACAACGCCATCCGCTTCGAACTGACCCGCGACCCAGCAGATGAAGCCGATACCGACTATGCCGAGGTCGGCACAACTTTGGCCAAGTGGCGTGCGTCCGGCGTTTTGATTCGGGACAGCGAACCCCGCTACTACGTCATGCGCCAACGCTTCACTGTCACCAGCGGTACTGTGCTCGAACGGATCGGTTTTTTTGCGGAACTGGGTCTGGAGAACTATACCGAGGGCATCGTCCGGCCCCACGAGCGAACGCTGGCTGGACCGAAGGCCGATCGACTCAAGCTGCTGCGCGCATCTCGTGCCAACCTTTCCTCGGTTTTCTTGTTGTACGAAGACCGAGAGCAAGCGCTCGCGCCAGTGCTGGCTCGTGCCCTCGAAACCGACACCGTGGCCGAGGCCGAAGACGATTCCGGTATCGAATACAAGTTTGCGCTGCTTGCGAACTCAGATGACATCGAATTCGTGCAGTCATTCATGGGCCGATTGCCGGTGGTGATCGCCGACGGACATCATCGCTATGAGACTGCCCTGGCGTACCGCGACGAGCGGCGCGCGACCGCCACCTCGCCCAACCCGACCGCCAACTACGAGTCGACCCTGGCCTACTTTGCCAACGCCTATTCCCCCGGCAGCCTGTTGCTGCCGATTCACCGGGTGGTGAAGAAGCACGCCTGCGCCGCACCCCCGAGCGAGGAGCAATGGCGCGCGGGGCTGCCGAGTTGGGAACACAAGTCTGTTGCGATGAGCGACGCCAAATCGATCGGCGAGTTGCTCGCACAGCATCTCACGCCGCTTGCGGGTAAGCCTGCATTTGCCGCCGACGACGGCCAGGGCAGCCTGCGCATCTTCTGGCGCGACGAAGAACTCGGCGATCGGCTGATGGTATGCGAGCTCGAATCGGATGTGCTGAAGTCTGTCTTTGGGCTCGATCTGGTCTCGATCCTCGACGGCGCGGTCGGCTTCCCAAGGAGTGCGGAGCGCGCGGCGGAAGAAGTTCGGGAAGGAGACGGGAGCGTTGCGCTCTATCTGAATCCACTCACACCGGCCGACGTCTTTCGCACCACGGGGCGCAGAGAAGTCATGCCGCAGAAGTCGACCTGCTTCTACCCGAAGGTGCCGACCGGGCTAGTGTTCCGCGATCATCGAAAATAG
- a CDS encoding DUF721 domain-containing protein → MDPDDKEARRKREPQAVADVLGGVLAAMQLDLAAPVAAIGENWEAIVGREVAEHCRPVGIKAGVLHADVDSSVWCQQLHLRSPEILSALKDFLGSTAPTALRFRVGNSWRASADAVGAGRIE, encoded by the coding sequence GTGGATCCGGATGACAAAGAAGCCCGCAGAAAGCGCGAACCTCAGGCGGTTGCCGACGTGCTCGGTGGCGTGCTGGCCGCAATGCAGCTCGACCTGGCTGCCCCGGTCGCGGCGATCGGCGAAAACTGGGAGGCGATCGTGGGGCGTGAAGTCGCCGAACACTGCCGGCCCGTTGGGATCAAGGCCGGCGTGCTCCACGCGGATGTGGATTCGAGCGTCTGGTGCCAGCAGCTGCATTTGCGCTCGCCGGAGATTCTGTCTGCCCTGAAAGATTTTCTCGGTTCCACGGCTCCGACGGCTCTGCGCTTTCGAGTCGGTAACAGTTGGCGAGCCTCAGCGGATGCGGTTGGGGCCGGGCGAATCGAGTGA
- the rpsP gene encoding 30S ribosomal protein S16, giving the protein MVKLRLVRLGSNKRPFYRIIAIDERKKRSGRPLEFLGTYDPNTKDGEVKVKTDAVDAWLKKGAQMSSTVKSLVARARREGASPAAGGA; this is encoded by the coding sequence ATGGTGAAACTCCGTCTGGTACGACTCGGCAGCAACAAGCGACCCTTTTACCGGATCATCGCGATCGACGAGCGCAAAAAGCGAAGCGGGCGTCCCCTGGAGTTTCTCGGGACCTACGATCCCAATACCAAGGACGGCGAGGTCAAGGTGAAAACCGACGCCGTAGATGCGTGGCTCAAGAAGGGCGCTCAGATGAGCTCGACGGTGAAGTCTCTGGTGGCGCGTGCGCGCCGCGAGGGCGCGAGTCCTGCCGCCGGAGGTGCCTGA
- a CDS encoding KH domain-containing protein: protein MVEFIAKGIVNEPDDVKVVICDGGSLLELETNASDRGRVIGRQGRIAKSMRAILGSSNTGTDCRLEIVD, encoded by the coding sequence CTGGTTGAATTCATCGCCAAGGGCATCGTGAACGAACCCGACGACGTCAAGGTCGTGATTTGCGACGGCGGGAGTCTGCTCGAACTCGAGACGAACGCTTCGGATCGCGGTCGCGTGATCGGTCGCCAGGGCCGTATCGCCAAATCGATGCGCGCTATCCTGGGCTCGTCTAACACGGGGACCGACTGTCGCCTGGAGATCGTCGACTAA
- the rimM gene encoding 16S rRNA processing protein RimM yields the protein MNVSSRNLANNNLANNNLADEQPSEPLTVELGRIVGEHGLKGQVRVRFFGESYEHLKSCTQVWLGERRGDVNAKLHEVQFVGTGRANEARLGLKGISDRDAAQALRGLLVLGSESALEPLDDDEFYWHQLVGCKVETEDGQSVGTVREIWETGAHDLLVVRDESGRQNLIPTARELTQLIDLPGRRIVVAALPGLIDLGDGPETEA from the coding sequence ATGAACGTCTCATCCAGAAACCTTGCCAACAATAACCTTGCCAACAACAACCTTGCTGACGAGCAGCCGTCCGAGCCTTTGACGGTCGAATTGGGCCGCATCGTCGGTGAACACGGTCTCAAGGGTCAGGTTCGCGTTCGCTTCTTTGGCGAGAGTTACGAACATCTCAAGAGCTGTACCCAGGTCTGGCTCGGCGAGCGGCGCGGCGACGTGAACGCCAAGCTGCACGAGGTTCAGTTTGTGGGTACGGGACGGGCAAACGAAGCGCGTCTCGGCCTGAAGGGCATTTCCGATCGAGATGCGGCGCAGGCGCTGCGCGGGCTCCTGGTACTGGGCAGCGAATCCGCCCTCGAACCGCTGGACGATGACGAGTTCTACTGGCACCAACTGGTTGGCTGCAAGGTTGAAACCGAAGACGGGCAGTCCGTGGGCACCGTTCGCGAGATCTGGGAAACCGGGGCTCACGACCTGTTGGTGGTGAGAGACGAGTCCGGACGACAGAACCTGATCCCGACGGCCCGAGAATTGACCCAGTTGATCGATCTGCCGGGGCGGCGAATCGTCGTGGCGGCGCTCCCGGGTTTGATCGATCTGGGAGACGGCCCCGAAACGGAAGCTTGA
- the trmD gene encoding tRNA (guanosine(37)-N1)-methyltransferase TrmD yields the protein MQSGAQLEIDILSIFPNLFDNFLSESFVGMARERGLARIDAHDLRDWTADKHRTVDDSPYGGGPGMLMKPEPLVAGIEALAGKKGEGRRARVALLSPQGRPVTQAWLAQAAQQPHWVLVCGRYEGIDQRVIDLAVDEEVSIGDYVLCGGEIPAMVLIEGMIRLLPGLLGNAESIHRESFAQDILEGPQYTRPPEFRGRVVPEELLSGNHAVIDRWRKEKAIEVTRRQRPDLLQGNIQDQNNSDRESERPRNRERDTQ from the coding sequence ATGCAGTCAGGGGCCCAACTCGAGATCGATATTCTCAGCATCTTCCCGAATCTATTCGACAACTTTCTCTCGGAATCCTTTGTCGGCATGGCTCGAGAGCGGGGGCTTGCGAGAATAGACGCGCACGATCTGAGGGATTGGACGGCCGACAAGCACCGCACGGTCGACGATAGTCCCTACGGGGGCGGCCCCGGAATGCTGATGAAGCCGGAGCCCCTGGTCGCGGGGATCGAGGCGCTGGCGGGCAAAAAAGGCGAGGGGCGCCGGGCCAGGGTGGCGCTGTTGTCGCCTCAGGGGCGTCCTGTCACCCAGGCGTGGCTCGCGCAAGCCGCCCAGCAGCCCCATTGGGTGCTGGTTTGCGGCAGATACGAGGGAATCGACCAGCGGGTGATCGATCTGGCGGTCGACGAAGAGGTGTCGATCGGGGATTACGTCCTGTGCGGAGGGGAAATTCCGGCGATGGTGCTGATCGAGGGCATGATCCGCCTGCTGCCCGGATTGCTGGGAAATGCAGAATCCATTCATCGGGAGTCATTTGCACAGGATATTTTGGAAGGTCCGCAGTACACTCGGCCGCCGGAATTTCGCGGTCGCGTAGTCCCCGAAGAATTGTTGTCGGGAAATCATGCGGTGATCGATCGCTGGCGCAAAGAAAAGGCAATCGAAGTGACGAGGCGGCAACGTCCGGATCTTCTTCAAGGCAACATTCAAGATCAGAACAACTCGGACCGTGAGAGCGAGAGACCGAGAAACCGAGAAAGGGATACACAATGA
- the rplS gene encoding 50S ribosomal protein L19 produces MNRLDFIEKDSLRRDLPPFRVGDQVRVHFKVKEGDKERVQVFEGLCLRRRGGSAGETFTVRKISNGVGVERIFPVQSPLVAKLEILSRGFVRRSRLYYMRQLTGKKARLHAKVRDVSHLISPEEQDRIAAGDDASGAKSKKKRGKKAKAARVAAKAAKQASEG; encoded by the coding sequence ATGAATCGCCTCGATTTCATCGAAAAGGACTCGCTGCGCAGAGATCTGCCCCCATTCCGAGTGGGTGATCAGGTGCGCGTTCACTTCAAAGTAAAAGAGGGCGACAAAGAGCGCGTCCAGGTATTCGAGGGGTTGTGTCTGCGCAGGCGGGGCGGCAGCGCCGGCGAAACCTTCACTGTGCGGAAGATTTCAAACGGTGTTGGTGTCGAACGCATCTTTCCGGTTCAGTCTCCGTTGGTGGCCAAGCTCGAGATCCTGAGTCGCGGGTTCGTGCGCCGTTCGCGTTTGTATTACATGCGCCAACTCACCGGCAAGAAGGCGCGGCTGCACGCGAAGGTGCGAGACGTCTCGCATCTCATTTCTCCCGAAGAACAAGATCGCATCGCGGCGGGAGACGATGCTTCCGGCGCCAAGAGCAAGAAGAAGCGCGGCAAGAAGGCCAAGGCCGCTCGCGTCGCAGCCAAGGCCGCGAAGCAAGCGTCCGAGGGCTGA
- a CDS encoding YraN family protein yields the protein MSVPRNSGQVNSNEPNPRQTDVPGSDPRRSLGAEGEARAASFLMRRGYRIEARNVRYDGVEIDLIARRGALVVFVEVKTRRTTRFGPPELAVDRRKQARMIRAALAWLHQHPGRARNIRFDVIACSVLGNGDGNRGRDRARDPWKLEHFVAAFDAGD from the coding sequence ATCTCCGTCCCCCGCAACTCTGGGCAGGTCAATTCTAACGAGCCCAACCCGCGGCAAACTGATGTTCCAGGCAGCGATCCGCGCCGCAGTCTGGGTGCCGAAGGCGAAGCGCGCGCCGCTTCCTTCTTGATGCGGCGAGGGTATCGCATCGAAGCGCGAAACGTCCGCTACGACGGGGTCGAGATTGACTTGATCGCGCGGCGGGGGGCACTCGTGGTCTTCGTCGAAGTCAAGACCCGCCGAACCACTCGCTTCGGCCCGCCCGAACTGGCGGTCGATCGGCGAAAGCAAGCGCGCATGATTCGGGCCGCGCTGGCGTGGTTGCATCAGCACCCGGGGCGGGCGCGAAACATCCGTTTCGACGTCATCGCCTGTTCGGTGCTCGGAAATGGCGACGGCAATCGTGGACGCGATCGCGCGCGAGACCCGTGGAAACTCGAACATTTCGTCGCCGCGTTCGACGCGGGAGACTGA
- the rsmI gene encoding 16S rRNA (cytidine(1402)-2'-O)-methyltransferase, producing the protein MGTLCVVATPIGNLEDISPRALRSLAEADRIFAEDTRRTRILLDRYQIDAKPISLHEHNEASRIEGVLELLREGRAIALVSDAGTPLVSDPGGRLVAAAIEDGHEIESIPGPSAVLSALTVAGLGAAPFTFLGFLPRTKGARAGLLNSYLARPETLVIFESPRRVHDTLLALAQCFERRRGCVARELTKLHEEIVRGSLGELAAHFADGARGEITIVVEGGSDLDEKVAGQVMLGDEELTEKLRGLLASGRRPREIAALVAGETAIPRKQLYAKLLALKDEESP; encoded by the coding sequence ATGGGAACCTTGTGCGTGGTAGCGACGCCGATCGGCAACCTCGAGGACATCTCGCCACGCGCGCTGCGCAGCCTCGCCGAAGCGGATCGGATCTTTGCCGAGGACACGCGCCGCACCAGGATTCTGCTCGATCGCTACCAGATCGATGCAAAGCCGATTTCCCTGCATGAACACAACGAAGCGTCACGTATCGAAGGTGTGCTCGAACTGCTGCGCGAGGGCAGGGCGATCGCCCTGGTTTCCGATGCGGGTACGCCACTGGTTTCGGACCCCGGCGGTCGCCTGGTGGCTGCAGCGATCGAGGATGGGCACGAGATCGAATCGATCCCCGGTCCCTCCGCGGTCCTCAGCGCATTGACGGTCGCGGGACTGGGCGCTGCACCGTTCACTTTTCTCGGTTTTCTGCCCCGTACGAAGGGTGCGCGCGCCGGCCTGTTGAATTCGTATCTCGCGCGACCCGAGACGCTGGTGATCTTCGAGTCGCCGCGCCGGGTTCACGACACGTTGCTCGCGCTCGCGCAATGTTTTGAGCGACGACGGGGCTGCGTGGCCCGGGAACTCACGAAGCTTCACGAAGAGATTGTCCGCGGTTCACTGGGTGAACTTGCCGCGCACTTTGCTGACGGTGCCCGGGGCGAAATCACGATCGTCGTCGAAGGCGGCAGCGATCTGGATGAAAAAGTCGCGGGCCAGGTCATGTTGGGCGATGAGGAACTGACCGAAAAGCTGCGCGGTCTGCTCGCGAGTGGGCGACGTCCACGCGAGATTGCGGCACTCGTCGCTGGGGAAACCGCGATTCCTCGCAAGCAACTCTACGCAAAGTTGTTGGCGCTCAAGGACGAGGAGAGCCCGTGA
- a CDS encoding heparinase II/III family protein: MRLAQFGQILRTVRHVRPHQLAAEVLHVLTGGKKPEKRPIAAPTRSVAAASVPFLPAPAHARFDGACGFELIHRAHHFRDKIDWNYEGQGALWSFHLHQFDYLRAPSHTGPARWQLIDDWIEHCVDGTGWAPHPISLRTLSWGKLLLTPGALALREDQATRMSASMAQQIETLSRGLEIRLQANHLFSNLLGVVFAGLLFEGERADAWLALESDLRREIAIQIQADGSHIEGSPMYHALLLENVLDLLNLARATGVRAPAALIASLEDAARRMLGAHRVWTHPDAEIALLGDAAFGIAHPPELLEAYAGSLGIEAKCPTPAGALVDAGVYRMESRDLVLIATASPPSPAYQPGHAHCDALSFELSVGTERVVTDTGVSEYIPGILREISRRTVSHATLQIDDTEQSEIWAPHRIGGRSAVGIKLATESRLDAHCTSWSRPRTRHHRSFQLADGQLMIEDRIEGELVPLTFVLPLAPGLEPELGAISADRDRDGTGVGDRSELSLRLRDRRRLTIELPSGVNWAIERSSYFPRFGEHVERACLVGKADGFKAGTWRFSVSDEGDHRR, encoded by the coding sequence GTGAGGCTTGCGCAGTTCGGCCAAATTCTGCGGACCGTGCGCCACGTGCGTCCGCATCAGCTCGCGGCTGAGGTTCTCCATGTCCTCACCGGTGGCAAGAAGCCGGAAAAACGTCCGATCGCGGCGCCGACGCGTAGCGTGGCGGCGGCGAGTGTTCCGTTTCTGCCGGCCCCCGCCCATGCGCGATTCGACGGGGCGTGCGGTTTCGAGCTGATTCATCGCGCTCATCACTTCCGCGACAAGATCGACTGGAACTACGAAGGTCAGGGCGCGCTCTGGTCGTTTCACCTTCATCAGTTCGACTACCTGCGTGCGCCGTCCCATACCGGGCCTGCGCGTTGGCAGTTGATCGATGATTGGATCGAGCACTGCGTCGATGGCACGGGCTGGGCGCCGCATCCCATTTCTCTGCGCACCCTTTCCTGGGGCAAGCTGTTGCTCACTCCGGGCGCGCTTGCGTTGCGTGAAGATCAGGCGACGCGAATGAGCGCATCGATGGCGCAGCAGATCGAGACCCTTTCACGCGGGCTCGAGATCAGGTTGCAAGCGAATCATCTGTTCTCGAATCTGCTGGGCGTCGTGTTCGCTGGCCTGCTTTTCGAAGGTGAGCGCGCCGACGCCTGGTTGGCCCTCGAATCCGATCTGCGACGCGAAATCGCGATCCAGATACAGGCGGATGGCTCTCACATCGAGGGCAGTCCGATGTACCACGCCCTGTTGCTCGAAAACGTCCTGGATCTGCTCAACCTCGCCCGCGCCACGGGCGTGCGTGCGCCCGCCGCGCTGATCGCCAGTCTCGAGGACGCGGCACGACGCATGCTCGGGGCGCATCGCGTCTGGACGCATCCCGATGCCGAGATCGCGCTGCTGGGCGACGCGGCATTTGGCATCGCCCACCCGCCCGAGCTGCTCGAAGCCTATGCGGGTTCACTCGGCATCGAAGCGAAGTGTCCCACACCGGCTGGCGCACTCGTGGATGCGGGGGTGTACCGGATGGAGAGCCGAGATCTCGTATTGATCGCAACGGCATCGCCTCCTTCGCCCGCCTACCAGCCGGGACACGCCCACTGCGATGCGCTCTCGTTCGAACTTTCGGTGGGAACCGAACGCGTGGTCACGGACACGGGAGTCAGCGAGTACATACCGGGAATACTGCGAGAGATCAGTCGCCGGACTGTTTCACATGCCACGCTGCAAATCGACGACACTGAGCAGTCTGAGATCTGGGCACCGCACCGGATTGGGGGCCGCTCTGCGGTCGGAATCAAACTCGCGACGGAGAGCCGTCTCGATGCTCACTGCACGAGTTGGTCGCGACCCAGGACACGACACCATCGATCATTTCAGTTGGCGGACGGCCAACTCATGATTGAAGATCGAATCGAAGGAGAGTTGGTGCCTCTGACGTTCGTGCTCCCTCTGGCACCGGGCTTGGAACCGGAACTGGGCGCCATCAGCGCGGATCGTGATCGCGATGGGACGGGTGTGGGCGATCGGTCCGAACTCTCGCTCAGACTTCGAGATCGCAGGAGACTGACGATCGAACTGCCGAGCGGGGTCAATTGGGCGATCGAGCGCAGTTCCTATTTCCCGCGCTTCGGCGAGCACGTCGAGCGCGCGTGTCTGGTGGGAAAAGCCGACGGGTTCAAAGCGGGGACATGGCGCTTTTCTGTCAGTGATGAAGGGGACCACCGTCGATAA
- a CDS encoding carbamoyltransferase, whose amino-acid sequence MNILGISAYYHDSAACLVQDGVIVAAAQEERFTRKKHDYRFPKHAIDYCLAEAGISHEDLDLVTFYDKPLLKFDRILETYIAYAPRGFKLFMMGLPLWLKEKLHTPRELDAGLEGKYKGRFVFTEHHQSHAASAFFPSPFDDAAILTMDGVGEWATGSISHGVGNEITMLKEMRFPHSIGLLYSAITYFTGFKVNSGEYKLMGLAPYGEPIYRDLILDNLIDLKADGSFKMDMSYFAYCYDDVMTSPKMNELFGGPPRKSESEITQREMDIAASIQVVTEEVVLRTARTAHELTGSKNLTLAGGVALNCVANGRLLREGPFENLWIQPAAGDAGGALGAALFVWYQLLENPRDNKGFDSQRGSLLGEQESQESIEQYLNSVGAVYQYLPEEEKLCDRVAELIADEKVVGHVGGRMEFGPRALGARSILGDARSTKMQEIMNVKIKFRESFRPFAPAVMQEHVDEFFEMRPMEDSPYMLLVAPVKGDKLLDTEDHGEKGLDKLKQLRSVVPAITHVDNSARVQTIDKRRSPRFYGIISKFKERTGSPVLINTSFNVRGEPIVRTSEDAYRCFMHTNMDALVLENYVLLKEDQPNAREIDLEAYLTEFALD is encoded by the coding sequence ATGAACATCCTGGGAATTTCTGCCTATTACCATGACAGCGCCGCCTGCCTCGTGCAGGACGGTGTGATCGTGGCCGCAGCCCAGGAAGAACGGTTTACCCGGAAGAAGCACGACTATCGATTCCCAAAACACGCGATCGACTACTGCCTGGCCGAAGCTGGTATCTCGCACGAAGATCTCGATCTGGTCACCTTCTACGACAAACCGCTGCTGAAGTTCGATCGTATTCTCGAGACCTACATCGCCTATGCGCCGCGTGGATTCAAACTCTTCATGATGGGTCTTCCTCTGTGGCTCAAGGAAAAACTCCATACGCCCCGCGAACTCGATGCGGGTTTGGAAGGGAAGTACAAGGGACGCTTCGTATTCACCGAACACCACCAGTCCCATGCGGCGAGCGCGTTTTTCCCATCGCCGTTTGATGACGCGGCGATCCTCACGATGGACGGCGTCGGCGAATGGGCCACCGGCAGCATCTCCCACGGTGTGGGCAACGAGATCACGATGTTGAAGGAGATGCGCTTTCCCCATTCGATCGGCCTGCTCTATTCGGCCATCACCTACTTCACGGGTTTCAAGGTCAACAGTGGCGAGTACAAGCTGATGGGCCTGGCACCCTATGGCGAGCCGATCTACCGCGACTTGATCCTCGACAACCTGATCGACCTGAAGGCCGATGGCTCCTTCAAGATGGACATGTCGTATTTTGCGTACTGCTACGACGACGTCATGACGTCACCGAAGATGAACGAATTGTTTGGTGGCCCGCCGCGTAAGTCCGAAAGCGAAATTACCCAGCGCGAAATGGACATCGCGGCGTCGATTCAAGTCGTGACCGAAGAAGTGGTGCTGCGCACCGCCCGAACGGCTCACGAGTTGACGGGTTCGAAGAACCTCACCCTGGCCGGTGGCGTCGCGCTCAACTGCGTTGCCAATGGTCGCCTTCTGCGCGAAGGCCCCTTCGAAAACCTCTGGATCCAGCCCGCTGCCGGCGATGCCGGTGGCGCTCTCGGTGCGGCGCTCTTCGTCTGGTATCAGCTTCTCGAAAACCCGCGGGATAACAAGGGCTTCGACAGCCAGAGAGGATCACTGCTCGGGGAACAGGAATCCCAGGAATCGATCGAGCAATATTTGAATTCGGTGGGGGCGGTCTATCAATATCTGCCCGAAGAAGAAAAACTCTGCGACCGCGTGGCGGAGTTGATCGCCGACGAAAAGGTCGTGGGTCACGTGGGCGGTCGGATGGAGTTCGGTCCCCGGGCCCTGGGTGCGAGATCGATCCTCGGCGACGCGCGCTCGACAAAGATGCAAGAGATCATGAACGTCAAGATCAAGTTTCGCGAGTCGTTTCGGCCGTTCGCACCCGCTGTGATGCAGGAGCATGTCGACGAATTTTTTGAAATGCGTCCGATGGAAGACAGCCCATACATGTTGCTCGTGGCCCCAGTGAAGGGCGACAAGTTGCTCGATACCGAAGACCACGGTGAGAAGGGACTGGACAAGCTCAAGCAACTTCGCAGCGTGGTTCCGGCCATCACCCACGTCGATAATTCGGCCCGAGTGCAGACCATCGACAAGCGTCGCAGCCCCCGATTCTACGGAATCATCAGTAAGTTCAAGGAGCGGACTGGGAGCCCGGTGTTGATCAACACCAGCTTCAACGTGCGCGGCGAGCCCATCGTGCGAACCTCAGAAGATGCCTACCGTTGTTTCATGCACACCAACATGGATGCTCTGGTCCTCGAAAACTACGTCTTGCTGAAAGAAGACCAACCCAACGCCCGGGAAATTGATCTCGAGGCGTACCTCACCGAATTTGCACTGGACTGA